The window ATGCCGAGTTGCGATCTCCGCTGCGGAAGGCCGGGCTCTTGACGCGGGATCCGCGGACCAAGGAGCGCAAGAAGTACGGTCACAAACGCGCGCGGAAGGGGTTCCAGTACTCGAAGCGGTAACCGAGAGGGCGCTTGGGTCTGCGCAACCACCTAGGAGGGTACCCACCCTAGGTGACAGGGGTCCCCACTCAGCCCGGCGAAACACGTCTGGGGCGCGGCGGCGCCCCTTTTCGCTCGCGCCGGTTGGGCCTGTCGGGCACGGGGAGGGTCAACAGAGTCGTGCGGGGCCGGGACTTTCTCAGCACTCGAGATCTTACCCCCGAGGAATTGCACCGCCTCCTCGACGGCGCCGCTGAGCTGAAAGCCCGAGCTCGAGCCGGAGATCACCCGACGCCCCTCCGCGGTAAGGTGCTTGCGCTCGTCTTCGAAAAGCCGTCGCTGCGAACCCGGACGACGTTTGAGACGGGGATGTTTCAATTGGGGGGCGCCGCGGTGTACCTCGGGCCCCACGACATCCAGATGGGATCGCGAGAGACTCCGGCGGACGTGGCGCGGAACCTCGAGCGGTGGGTGGATGGGATCGCGGCGCGCGTGTTCGCCCACGCCACGGTGGAGGCGCTCGCCGCGCACGCCCGCATTCCTGTGATCAACGGTCTCTCCGATTGGGAACACCCCTGCCAGGCGCTGGCGGCGCTGCTGACCGTCCGAGAGCGGTTCGGTCGAATCGCGGGGATCCGCCTGGTCTGGGTGGGAGACGGCAATAACACCATTCGGTCACTGGTCTATGCCGGGACGAAGCTCGGGATGACGATCGTGGTCGCGACGCCCGAGGAGTACGGCC is drawn from bacterium and contains these coding sequences:
- the argF gene encoding ornithine carbamoyltransferase; translation: MTGVPTQPGETRLGRGGAPFRSRRLGLSGTGRVNRVVRGRDFLSTRDLTPEELHRLLDGAAELKARARAGDHPTPLRGKVLALVFEKPSLRTRTTFETGMFQLGGAAVYLGPHDIQMGSRETPADVARNLERWVDGIAARVFAHATVEALAAHARIPVINGLSDWEHPCQALAALLTVRERFGRIAGIRLVWVGDGNNTIRSLVYAGTKLGMTIVVATPEEYGLDADTVRRGRAMAAAANGALLITDDPIAAVREADVIYTDVWTSMGQEAAAAVRRRVFHPYQVNAALLARAPGHAVVTHCLPAHRGEEITDDVLDGPRSVA